In Tursiops truncatus isolate mTurTru1 chromosome 19, mTurTru1.mat.Y, whole genome shotgun sequence, a genomic segment contains:
- the C19H19orf84 gene encoding piRNA-mediated silencing protein C19orf84 homolog, which produces MEQKEGTGPEGNDLPSPGTEAWPPAPFPALFPSLLGTPDPAHLGLPESLAAVTVPIRLDALSYLLHSALMGAYTLQQSLPSCPCAPQACCTQPGTAKRPPRGRGGRDARRRPGRGQGQRQWGLGRAEQAESGWVGNPGAGPKTPPMTLPSPAPPAQDGRKDAQGPEPPLETPPADDWEAEY; this is translated from the exons ATGGAACAGAAGGAAGGGACTGGGCCAGAGGG GAACGACCTGCCTTCCCCAGGGACTGAGGCTTGGCCGCCTGCACCTTTCCCAGCcctgttcccttctctcctgggCACCCCAGATCCAGCCCACCTGGGGCTCCCTGAGAGCCTGGCCGCTGTCACTGTCCCCATCCGTCTGGATGCTCTCTCCTACCTCCTGCACAGCGCCCTGATGGGAGCCTACACGCTTCAGCAGTCCTTGCCCTCCTGCCCCTGCGCCCCACAGGCGTGCTGCACCCAGCCGGGCACCGCCAAGAGGCCGCCCAGGGGACGAGGGGGCAGGGACGCCCGACGCAGGCCAGGCCGGGGTCAGGGCCAGCGGCAGTGGGGACTTGGGAGGGCTGAGCAGGCAGAGAGTGGCTGGGTGGGGAACCCTGGGGCTGGCCCCAAGACCCCGCCGATGACGCTGCCATCACCAGCACCACCTGCCCAGGATGGGAGGAAGGACGCCCAGGGTCCGGAGCCGCCCCTGGAGACGCCGCCTGCTGATGACTGGGAGGCCGAGTACTAG
- the LIM2 gene encoding lens fiber membrane intrinsic protein, whose amino-acid sequence MYSFMGGGLFCAWVGTILLVVATATDHWMQYRLSGAFAHQGLWRYCLGSKCYLQTESIAYWNATRAFMILSSLCATSGIIMGIMAFAQQPTFTRFSRPFSAGIVFFASTFFVLLALAIYTGVTVSFLGRRFGDWRFSWSYILGWVALLMTFFAGIFYMCAYRMNECRRLSTPR is encoded by the exons ATGTACAGCTTCATGGGTGGCGGCCTCTTCTGCGCCTGGGTGGGGACCATCCTCCTGGTGGTGGCCACGGCGACAGACCACTGGATGCAGTACCGGCTGTCGGGGGCCTTCGCCCACCAGGGCCTCTGGCGATATTGCCTGGGCAGCAAGTGCTACCTGCAGACGGAGAGCATCG CATACTGGAATGCCACCCGGGCCTTCATGATCCTGTCCTCCCTGTGCGCCACCTCTGGCATCATCATGGGCATCATGGCGTTCGCTCAGCAGCCCACTTTCACCCGCTTCTCCCGGCCCTTCTCTGCGGGCATCGTGTTTTTCGCCTCCA catttttcGTCCTGCTGGCCTTGGCCATTTACACTGGAGTCACCGTCAGCTTCCTCGGTCGCCGCTTCGGGGATTGGCGCTTTTCCTGGTCCTACATCCTGGGCTGGGTAGCCCTGCTCATGACCTTCTTTGCAG GAATTTTCTACATGTGTGCCTACCGCATGAATGAATGTCGGCGCCTGTCCACTCCCCGCTGA